AGTTTGATTTCGAGATTGATTTTTGGTTGTTAATTGCAGAGCAATGTTCTCACAGTGccattttctctctcactctcactcCCCAATACCCAATTCTTCTCTCTCCCCAACCTTCCGTCTCAGAGCAATGACGCCTCACACCACGCCTCTTCAGCTTAATCGCTTCGCCGAGGTCGGTAATGCTGTCGCAGATGCTGCAGGAGAAGTTATCCGAAAATACTTCAGGAAGAACTTCGACGTTCTTCACAAACATGATCTCAGTtagttacctttttttttttgtccctttcacttttaaagtgttttttattttcttttatttgaatgCTTATGTTTTGCGCTTTTACTTGATGTTGCAGGTCCAGTAACCATTGCAGATCGATCGGCTGAGGAGGCTATGGTTTCAATTATACTTGACAATTTCCCTTCTCATgcaatgtaattatttaatcttatcattttctttctgTTGCCGACTAATTGTGTGGATTCCATTTTCGTCGAAAATGTGTTTTTAGTTGCTATTCTTTTGGTCAAATGTGATCAAGGATCATACACTTTCTTATTGATTAATTTGGTACTCCAAAGCATGTGGCTTTAGTCTCTTTTCTCTAGGAATTCATCTTGTTTTTAAGGAAGTACCACAAGTACAGAGACTAAACAATTTTTCTTAGAAGAAAATGAGGTTAAGAGAATGGGATCATTGTTGGGTTGAGTGTTGCAGTTACATTGCATGTCATTCAGTTCGTTGTAATTCAATAACTGAAACGCTAACATTATTGAAATAAAGTATTTGCTACTAGCCTGAAGGAATTACCCCCATTGAAATGAGTCGGGGGATTTTACTATTAGAAAACTTGAGTTTGTCAATGCTCCATAATTCTGGCCTCTAGATCGATAAATTTGTATTGTGATTATGCAATTTATAACTTACAACTAAAACAACTAAACAGGAGAGTAATGTATAATGCTTCGGTTTCCCGGTGCCTAAGTGCATGATTTATCAGCTAGGTGCATCCATTGAATAGTCCGTAAATGCAATAGGTGGACTGAAGCTCAACCATGATTTTTTCACTGAATTGCAGTTATGGAGAGGAAAATGGGTGGAGGTGTAAAGAAAAGACTGCTGATTACGTTTGGGTATTAGATCCCATAGATGGGACAAAGAGTTTTATTACTGGTGATTTTCTTTCatggtttttttaattattattgggTGAGAGTTCCCAGATTTCACTTTGGCTCTGTTTGTTTTGTCTCCATTTCAGGGAAACCCGTATTTGGTACTCTCATTGCTCTTCTACAAAATGGAATACCAGTAAGGGTCTCTTATAACTTGAATGCTTATCGGACCCATTCACACTTTATTTTCCTTGAATCATCTTGAATTATTGCAACTTTCTGACTTTAGAATGAAGAAAAACTGGATGTTCAATCATCttgttttgttaaatattttaaacaaaacgGAGTCTTTTCTCTTTATCCATTacaatatgaaaagaaaatgatgcaAAATATCAACATCAATCGATTTCATTGTTTTCTGTTAACTTATACAACTTGCCTGATTGGAAGTGCTACTTGTATTTTTACCAACATAGGATATTGTAGACAAAGTGcagatgaaattgaaattgatattGTCATCATTCAGTTAATCAAGTAATAAACTTTATGTTGTTGAGTTTGGTTTCCTTTTCGATAGATCCTTGGCATAATTGATCAACCTGTGTTAAAAGAGAGGTGGATCGGGATAAGTGGAAAGAGAACTACACTGAATGGACAAGACATATCTACCCGCACTTGTGCAGACCTTTCTCAAGCATACTTGTatacttttcttgtttttcctcAACAAACTTTATTATGAATTGTTTCCTCATCTTTAttggaagagagaaaagaagctTGTTAGAAGAGTAGTTTacattctttttcattatttgcaGCTCTAGACACGGTTAGCATAGGTCTACAAAGCAGGCATCAAATCTAATTTCATTTCTTCCCTATATAGGTACACCACAAGCCCACATCTGTTCAGTGGAGATGCAGAAGAGGCATTCATCCGTGTTAGAAGCAAGGTTTGTtacattttttaacatatagGGACTCCACATACTATCATAAAAGGATGAAATATTTAGTCAGAATATTTTGTTTGAGGCCTGTTTTTTTTTCCAATCTTTTAAGGTTGTTTAGTTTCCACTGAAGCATTGATCACAAGTTCAAAACAAACAGGGTTAGTGCACATTAATCCACTTGTCTCGTAAAAAATCTGTTATTGTATTGTTGCTGAAACCAACctctaatttacttttaaaaccTATACATATTATTTGCAACACCTTTCTCATCATTTCAAAGTCAGCCTTCTGAACTACTCAAGTATCACAGAAAATGTGAATATAAGACACCAGAATAACATGTACTTTTTACATTTCTGACTCTGTTAAAAATATTACGTTGCCTGTCTTCCACTTTGTTATGTCTCTATGTACATTAGCATCTAACTTTTCTAAGACTACATCAAGCagtattttcaaaatgaaaattttctgttttccaaaatattattGTCGTTCAGTTATTCCTTTTTGCTCATTTACAGGTTAAAATTCCATTATATGGCTGTGACTGCTATGCATATGCTCTTTTGTCTTCTGGTTTTGTGGATCTCGTTGTTGAGTCTGGTTTGAAGGTATGCTGCACACTCacctttagttgcatatttaaCTTTTGACCCATGTAGATAAAGATCCCAAGATGGTTAAaacaatatttgtttgttaaattttaaatttcagccGTACGATTTTCTTGCACTAGTACCCGTTATTGAAGGTGCTGGAGGTGTCATAACTGATTGGAAAGGAGATAAACTGTTTTGGGAAGCTTCTCCATTTTCAATCGCGACAAGTATATCCTTTCgtctaattttaatatcattctTAGTTGCTTTTCTTGGTCTTCTGCCAAAACCTACGAAATTTTTATGAGTTGTACAAATCACGTGACAGGTTTTGAGGTTGTGGCTGCGGGTGACAAACAGATTCATCAACAGGCTCTTGATTCATTGCAATGGAAGTGATAGCTTGAATTAACTTTCTATAGGAATAATCGTAACATTATTATTCGGCATTTATTTAAGTTGAAAACTGTATACTCGGAATCTTGAATCTCTTGCTGAAATTAATCTCTATCTCAGTTGGATGGATTCATGAACTCTCAAAACCTGataaacaagttcaaaaatTCGACATATAAACAAAGTTCAAAACTAGAATTTGAActgtttcaaaattaaagaaattcacTGTGTTCCACTCGTTTTCTAACTTGTCCAAGGGGTTAAGGTAATATGGTAACCATTATCAAATTCATGTTTAATCACTGAACACAATGGGCTGGACAATTTAGTGGCAAACTGAGCAGACATCAGAAAAACATCGGTGCTGATTCCAGTTTCTTCGCTTCAACCAGTTTGCGCACAGCCTGAAGGATCACAAAGTCAAAAGCATTAAGTGTTTATTATAAATGTGAGTCAAAATTTACATTCCATTGTCAACTATAAACACTTCACCTTCATGAAATCTATATTAATCGCATAATCACGGTCTTCGCGAATAGCGAACATACCAGCTTCAGTGCAAACATTACGAAGATCAGCACCATTGAATCCCTGAAGTCAAACAAAACCATTTAGGAAAATAATGCAAAATAACACTTTCAATATGCATGCATGCACAGGTATCacttctattatatatatacctcAGAAATATTAACAACTGCTTTATAGTCAATTTTGCCCTGTTTTGCAACTCCAGCAGCGTGGATTTTGAGGATTTGCATCCTTGACTTCTTATTTGGTAATGGTATTTCTATTTGCCGATCAAGTCGACCCGGGCGAAGAAGGGCTGGATCAAGAATATCACGCCTATTTGTAGCCATAATGACTTTCACCCTTTCTAGCTGATTAAATCCATCCATCTGGTCAAGCAGCTCCATGAGGGTTCTTTGAATTTCACGATCACCGGCTGAGCTCATGCTCAAACGTCGTGCTCCAATGGCGTCGATCTCATCCATGAATATGATGCAAGGCTAAACAAAAGGATGCAAAcagtaaaaatcaaatttcagatgagcatggaaaaaaaaaaggtcattTTCAAGCAATGGAAGTTTCCAATACCTGATGATCGCGTGCATATCTAAACATGTTCCTAATCAATCTTGAGCCTTCACCCAGATATTTAACCGAAAAAGCACTACCTACAATCTAGAATAAAGTAAAGAAAGTACACTTCTTTTATGGAGTACCCCATTAAGCAATAGGTAAAAATCACAGAGAACAGAATACAAGTATTGAACATTCAAGAATGTAGCATCTGTATTGCTGGCTATTGCTCTCGCTAAGAGTGTCTTCCCAGTTCCAGGAGGTCCATAAAGAAGAACACCCTGCGTTGTATGTGAGAAACATTATCAGTAGTTTTTTCCCTTTTAACATGAATCTTAATTTATCCAATATAAAATCTTCCCAAAATTAAACATCCATATAGTGAACATACCTTGGGGGTTCTGATTCCAACCTTTTGAAAAATCTCAGGATTCACTATAGGCAGTTCTATCGATTCCCTGAGCTCTCGAATCTGATCTGAAAGCCCTCCAAGTGCATTGTAACTAACGTTTCCCGGGTCTTCAACAATCATATTCTGTACCTCAGCTTCAACCTGGCACATGATCAATAAAACAGTAACATATGAATGCACGAATCCATGcataaatgtcaaaatattgtGATCCAAGAATAATGGCTCATGGAAATGTATACTTGGCGAGGAAGAATTCCCATGATGGTCAGCGTCCTCATGTGCAGGAAAACTCTTGTTTCTTCAGTTATCTTCTCCTTGTCCACCTTCCTATCATAGTCAACTATATATCTAAATCCAGCTTCTGATTCTACAATAACTGAAAGGAGTAAAAAAGCTTGCATTGCTTAATTCATCTCTAACCAATCCGCCAAACAAGTTATAGCATCAAATAATAAGCTATTTGTTGAATCTTGAACGTAGAAAACAAGTTATATGCAtccatgcatgcatgcatgagTATATGCTTACAGCGTTCACTGCCATTAGGCCTTACAACACGACCAACCCAAAAACCAGCACCCTCCAAGTACCTGAGATCTTGCTCAGTTTTCGCAAGACTGCTTTTTAAAGCCTCCTCCAACAATCTCACTGAGTACAACGCAATTCCAAACCAAACAAcatcaaaagaatgaaaaagatttgaaactGCATAAACTTGAAGgtgaaaaaagataaagaaaagaaacaggGTTGGTCGGCGACCTAATCCTCTTAGGTTTCTCATATCTCTTAGAAGGGAAAGCTTTTTGCGATACCAAGTCTCCTCCGAACGACGTCGTTCAGTTTCATCTGTCACCTCCGACATCTCTCAGTTACAGCAACAACCAACTCTTCCTTCTGCGTTACTCTTTCATCTTCCCCAAAAGAATTTGGAATCATATTTAAAGAACTTCGCTTCTTCTCACACCAAGAAACTtacattcaaataataaatgttttcttttcttctctttttcaattccttttcatgatcaaatattatatttcttttttgttattttcatcaCTCGgggaaaatatgtttatttaacatgattaaatattataaatgtaaatattacgcaagacaatttttttttgtttttttttttcatattgcaATCCTTAATTCACTCTTAATTAGACCTGTTACCATATGCTTAACTTCTTAATTGTTTGTCTATTTCAAACTACCTTCTTCTATATCCaaattcaatcttttttttaatgctaaatagttaaaaatgatTGTATATCacagtattaatttttttaattgtaaatctaaaatacaatttatttgttataaattttaattataatttaataatatatttaaaaatatcaccgtttactaaatatttcaattatgtaaaagaaataatctATACTTTGTTTGGTgaggtgaaaagaaaaattgtagaTGAGTAAGGTGAGTGTATTGGCAAAGCTTTGTTTGGTCTCTGAAATGGATGGTTGTGGCAGCCTCAAATTCTTAGCCATTTTCCATTGGTGCAGTAACATGCTAAAATCAGTAACATGCttaaaaaacatgcatttcaGCCAAAAACAGTAGCATCTTGAATGATCAGGAGGAAGTGTAGAAAAGTTGTGGTAATTTATACATCATTTGCTTAAAAATGTACAATATTTATTGAACCCCAAAGCAAATCCTTTTCCTAAGAATTGAGCTTCTCAGAGCATTTTCATCTTCCTTGCCTCTCGTGAATATGGACCAAGAAATAGACAATTTGATAATGAACATGGGCTCTCTTGGAACCAGCTTTCCACAAAAGTAAGTAAGAGGTTTTtctaaagaatatatattaattaatgtgtttTCTGTGTTTGAAAATTTGGTTGAATGCATGAACAGGAGAGGATTGTCTAGGTATTATTCTGGTAAATCAAGATCATTTGTTTGCATGGAAGATGTACACTCTGTGGAGGATTTGAAGAAACCAGAACACTCTGatgcaaagaaaaggaagaaacgTTCTCAGAGGAAGGAACTGCTCAACCTTGCTCCATATCCTTGCCGAAGGGCACCAAGTTGCACTCAATTAACCACTCCATACGTCAACGTTTAGCATTTTATTTACTCCAAGTTCCAATTTTGTAGCTCAAACTCATTCCATATGCTACCTTCCTATGCCCCTATGTATATATTGATTTCAttcattttactttataattcaAGCCAAACTGTTCACGCTTGAAATGTGGTTTTTGCTGTATCACTCcagaaaattcaaataacaATCTATTATCCAGTTTTTCCCCATTCTTTTTCCTTCCTCCTGCTGCACCAATTCAAATAAACACCTTCTTTCTTCACATATTGTCATGTTATCAacatctaataataatatatgtatgtgtgtgtgtttttatatGTAGATATGTCTTGCAATAAGACATGTCTGTACATTACTTACCctgatttatattttgatgagAACTGGACTTCTACTTTCTTTAATTGATGTTATGTACAACTTTGATTATCTTTTTAAGCCAATTAagtttctttactttttaactCAATGGCAAAATTCATCTTCTGTTCATTCTTTTCTATTCAGATATTTAATTGTAAAGTTACAGATTGACTCTTTAAAAACATGAGAGACTAAAATAATTGATtctgtaaaagtttagaaactaaaatcGTATAATCGTAattcaaaagtataaaataGCAATCAAGTTTTTATCTCAAGAACAAAGACTGCaaggattaattttttatacctaTCAAATACGTTTTCGTTTCACTATAAAACTTAGCTAATATGTTAAACTTTCATGTTCTATATGTATCAGTTCTAACTTTCTAAGGATGGAGCTTCTGTAATAGCTGCAATTCCAATTCCTTCAATCATCTTTCTCTGTTATAAAGAAACCATGGCATGAGGAAAACAATTTTGCTTTGAGAACTCTACGAATTCCCACCATTCTTTGATTGCAGAGTCTAATAGTAGAAGGTAGAATCAGACTGAGAAAAATTAACAAGTCAAACCATTAAGAAAGGTTTAGTGATAAATGGTCTATTTCTATTCTTAATACACAACAAAAATTCATGGCGTCTGATAATCTAAGTTACTGACCCAGCCTGATGGATAAAGGCCTTTTTATTCTTGTTGATGATGTTAGATTAGCTAAATTGCAAAATTAGTACGACAGTCAGCCAATCCATTTGTTATTACCATTGTCATATGTTTCTTAATTTCTTCATTGCATAAACAGGCCTAATATTCATGTTTCCTTCTACACATTAATCATAAGTTATAGATCTTCCCAATAAATTTCAGGATATCATACATCTGTTTTTGTCAGTCCTATCATCCCTTGAGGGACCACTGCGTTCCTTTTGTGACTCGTTGTCTGCAAACTGGTCCCAACATCAGCACTTGCCATTCACAGAATGGTCTCAACAGATTATCATCACACAACAAAATCATGAAACATATGAGGTGAACTGAACCTCTGTCGCTGGTTTCCAGCACCAACGTGCTCAAGTTCTGCTGTATGTACTCCAACTGTAGAAGCTGCAGCTGCACTGCGGTAGATGCCATTTTCCCTCATGGAAACCAAACTGAGATGGGTCTCACCAGGCAAAAAATTACCTCCTTCACAA
This DNA window, taken from Vigna radiata var. radiata cultivar VC1973A chromosome 5, Vradiata_ver6, whole genome shotgun sequence, encodes the following:
- the LOC106762079 gene encoding bifunctional phosphatase IMPL2, chloroplastic; this encodes MNSEIKEPSFDSESLGMRGVSATVEACVVFEEIEAMTPHTTPLQLNRFAEVGNAVADAAGEVIRKYFRKNFDVLHKHDLSPVTIADRSAEEAMVSIILDNFPSHAIYGEENGWRCKEKTADYVWVLDPIDGTKSFITGKPVFGTLIALLQNGIPILGIIDQPVLKERWIGISGKRTTLNGQDISTRTCADLSQAYLYTTSPHLFSGDAEEAFIRVRSKVKIPLYGCDCYAYALLSSGFVDLVVESGLKPYDFLALVPVIEGAGGVITDWKGDKLFWEASPFSIATSFEVVAAGDKQIHQQALDSLQWK
- the LOC106762077 gene encoding 26S proteasome regulatory subunit S10B homolog B: MSEVTDETERRRSEETWYRKKLSLLRDMRNLRGLVRLLEEALKSSLAKTEQDLRYLEGAGFWVGRVVRPNGSERFIVESEAGFRYIVDYDRKVDKEKITEETRVFLHMRTLTIMGILPRQVEAEVQNMIVEDPGNVSYNALGGLSDQIRELRESIELPIVNPEIFQKVGIRTPKGVLLYGPPGTGKTLLARAIASNTDATFLNIVGSAFSVKYLGEGSRLIRNMFRYARDHQPCIIFMDEIDAIGARRLSMSSAGDREIQRTLMELLDQMDGFNQLERVKVIMATNRRDILDPALLRPGRLDRQIEIPLPNKKSRMQILKIHAAGVAKQGKIDYKAVVNISEGFNGADLRNVCTEAGMFAIREDRDYAINIDFMKAVRKLVEAKKLESAPMFF